The Bernardetia sp. ABR2-2B DNA window GTCTTTTTCTGTATATGAAAGAGCTGTTTTGAAATAATGAATAGCGTCAGGATAGTCATTTTTATATTTTACTTCTATAATCCCTAATAAGTAATTTATTTCTGCATCTTTTTCTTTTTGTGTTGCTGCTTCTTCTAGTGCATTTTTAGCTGTGGCAAAATCTCCTAAGTCTATTGCAGTTTTTGCTTCTTCTATGTAAGTAGAATAAGAGTAATTTGTCATTACATTCATCAAAAAATATGCTACGACAAACATTGCAGCAAATCCTAGAACGATATATAATTCTGTTTTTCCAAATTCGAAAGTAGGTTGCTTTTTTTTAGTAGTTGGTCTTCTTTGATAGGTATAACCTGCATTCCTTTGTGTATTTTGATTGGAAGAAGAAGATTCTGAATAATTTCCACTTGATGTATATTGCTTATAATACTGCTGTCTTCTAGCGTGTTCGAAGGCTAATTCATTATCATATCTCGTTTTTTTGAAGGGGTCAGAAAGAACTTGATAAGCTTCATTTATTAATTTGAATCGTTCTTCTGCTAACTTTGCTTCCTCTATACTTCCTGCATTTCGATCGGGGTGAAATTTTAAAGCCTGTTTTTTATAGGCAGTCTTTATTTCTTGTGAAGTTGCTGTTTTTGTGATTTCTAATAAATCGTAGTAATTATTCATACTTTGCTTAATCTGTTTTCAATAGGAATTATACATCTTAAACTTACGTATTTTTTTTCGTTAGCAGCTAAAAGAAACTATCTATTAATAGGTTTTTAACAAAAAAAATGCTCTTATAAAATGAATGAAGTATATCTCTAAAACTATCACTCTACAAACTCTAACAGAGTAGAATCAAAAGACTATTTTATTTTTTGATATAACTAAGCAACCATTAGCTCTTCCTCTAACAACTCCTCTACTTTTTGTCTTGCATCTTCCTTACTAGCTACAATAAAAACAGGACTTGCATACGGTTTTATCATAAAGATAGCTTTCAAAACAGTTCTTTGTATAAAAGAAGGAGCTATAAAAACTGCTGCAATCGCCTTTTGAGCAGTATGTTTTTTGTTTTTTTCTAAATATTTACCTTGCATAATTCTATATTTAACAGGTAAATAAGATGCTTTTGTTGTATCCA harbors:
- a CDS encoding DnaJ domain-containing protein codes for the protein MNNYYDLLEITKTATSQEIKTAYKKQALKFHPDRNAGSIEEAKLAEERFKLINEAYQVLSDPFKKTRYDNELAFEHARRQQYYKQYTSSGNYSESSSSNQNTQRNAGYTYQRRPTTKKKQPTFEFGKTELYIVLGFAAMFVVAYFLMNVMTNYSYSTYIEEAKTAIDLGDFATAKNALEEAATQKEKDAEINYLLGIIEVKYKNDYPDAIHYFKTALSYTEKDDKETRLKYHNTLAETYFFMNEYYLAIEEYKIVGALGDYNQTILMNIADLYLEKIKDYDKASLYFDKIIEKEPKLVEPYIGKAVAKHKTKDYKAMGELLNKAIEINPKNPYLWYYKGFYFWEKPISDNEKTKDKQNACESWKIALSYGSEEAKNPLNKYCK